TGCAATCCGCAGGTGCTTATTGCCGACGAGCCGACCACGGCGCTCGACGTAACGGTACAAAAAACCATTCTCGACCTCATGCTCAAACTTCAGCGCGAGCATGATATGGGCATCATTTTCATTACACACGACCTTGGTGTAATTGCCGAACTGGCCGACAAGGTGGTGGTAATGTATAAAGGCCGTATTGTAGAGCAGGGACCAGTAATGGAGATTTTTGCCAACCCGCAGCATCCCTACACCAAAGGCCTGCTTGCCTGCCGTCCGCCACTGAACCGTCGTTTGCACTACCTGCCCACCGTGGCTGACTTTATGACGGTGGCTGAAGACGGCACCATTAGCGAAAATAAACGCACCGTTACCGACATGATTCACGACGTGGAGGTAACGCCCGAGCAGCGCCGCACACAGCAGGAAAAACTCCGCGCACAGCAACCCATCCTCCGCATCGAAAACATCCGCACCTGGTATCCTACGGCAAAAACCATTCTGGGCAAAACCATTTCGTGGAACAAAGCGGTTGACGATGTAAGCTTTGATGTATATCCCGGCGAAACCCTTGGACTGGTGGGCGAATCGGGCTGCGGAAAAACCACACTCGGCCGCACCATTCTGCGTTTGATTGAGCCTACCGAAGGCAAAATTATTTTCGACGGAAAAGACATTACACATTTGCCGGCTGCCGAAATGAGGCCGCTGCGTAAAGACATACAAATCATTTTTCAGGATCCGTATTCATCGCTCAACCCGCGCATTACCATTGGCAGTGCCATTATGGAACCCATGCGTGTGCACAACATTGGCGCAAACGACAAAGAGCGGAAAGAGAAAGTAATGGAACTGCTGCGGCGTGTGAATATGAACGAAACGCATTTTCACCGCTACCCGCACGAATTTTCGGGCGGACAACGCCAGCGTATTTGTATTGCACGCGCGCTGGCGCTCAATCCGCGTTTCATTATCTGCGATGAGTCTGTATCGGCGCTCGATGTATCCGTGCAGGCACAGGTGCTCAATCTGCTCAACGAACTGAAAAAAGATTTTGGCTTTACCTACATCTTCATCTCACACGATCTTTCGGTAGTAAAGTTTATGAGCGACCGCATGGTGGTGATGAACAAAGGCAAGATTGAAGAAATGGGCGATGCCGATGAAGTCTATGCCAATCCGACCTGCGAATACACACGCAAACTCATCAGCGCAATTCCGAAAGGTGAGCTTGAAGATATTCGGCGTGCAATGGTGGAAAAGCGCATGCGCTCAGGCCTTGTATAAACCGGATAACTAGTCCGGCTTGTACGCATACAACGTAACATGCCTTTTCCTGAAAACGATTGCATAGTGAAGTGAGTCCATCGCCGACGTTATTTTTTGCGCACACAACGTGTCTTTAGCATTGTTGATATTACCCAATAGCATTACGTAATCGATCTGCCGGGCTGGCTTACTCATTTCCGTTTTCCATGAGCTCAGGCAATGCAATTCGTGCGGATCTAATGAGGCAAGTGTAAAACGATGAGGAAAATGCGCATCATTATTTTTTAGCGGAAAATAGCCCTGTCCGGTTTCGTAATTATTAAGTAAAGCCACGTCCCGTCCCGCAAAAGCATACTCCCCTGAATGATGATCCAGCACCTCATCCGAAAATGAATACACAACAATTGTACTGCGGTCGCGGATGTATTTACCAGCTTCCGAAACAGCATGCACATTGTTGTTCAGGTGTTCGGCTTTGTCTTGTATCAGAAGATTTTTGGAAAGTGTGATCACAACCGAAACTACGGCAAAAGAATATAACCATCGCTGCGGGTACCGGAAACGGGCAACAACGACCAGCAAAAAAATCCACGTAATCCACTCAACCCGCACGCCAAAAATTCCGCCTCCTCCGGCCTCCTCCGGAAAAAAAAGAACAGCAAAAAAACACAACACAGCAAATAGTATAAGAAGCAAAGTCAGCGACCTTGCTTCATTACCCGCATGCTTTCTTAATCTGAACGTATTATAAGCACCAATTACAATAACGCCCAAAATAATCGCCGCCAATAACTCGTAAAGCAGACTTACCGGTGCTGTAAGTATTGGTGCCGAATGCATACTTAAAAAGAAATCCATTCTTTCAGATACCGGCTCGAATTTAACCGCATTCGCTCCGGACTGTGCCATCGTATAGATTATGAAAAAAAACAAGCGAAGGCAAAAAGCTGATGAACGCCACAATTAACGGCTTTAGCAGCTGCCTGAAATTACGTTGACGTATAGCCTGAATAATAAGAGAAACAAAAACAAATAGCCCTGTAAACAACCAGGTGAGCTGATGTGAAAACCAACCTGCGGTAAACAACATGAGCAGTAGTAATACGTATGGCCAACGGATGTCAGAAGAATACTTAAGCCAGCCGGTTATTCCCAGCAACATAAAAACCACTCCGAAACAAAAATTGTAGAACCCGAACTGAAAAACCAAACTCAGCACGATTGGGAAAATAAGGTAACTCATTATTCGCGGATAAGGAGATACCACAAACATCAACCAACGAAAAGCAAACACAAGTCCGACGGCATAAAGCAAATGAACAATTTTTGCGGCCAGCGCTATTCCGAACCACTCATTAAAAAATGCAAGTAAAACATGCCCCGTCCAATTGGGCGAAGGCAGTGTATTTACCGAATAAAACTGATTTAAAAATTCATCATTCCCAAAAACAAGTTTATACAATACACCCGCATTGTAACTATGTGCAGCCCCATCGAGTGTAAGAAACCATTTTGAGGCGATGAGCGGATTAAGCAGCAATAAAGTGACTCCGCAAAAGAAAACAACCTCTATCCGGTTTCGGAGTGTGGCTGAACGTAACATGGATGCTGGGTTAAATGCAGGCATGTGTGTGATAAATTAAGTTTTACCAGATGCTTCTGTTAAATGTTTACGTTACGCCGACTCTTCAGACAAGTAAAAGCCAATGTATGGACATTATTAACGGTTAATCCGGCAAATACTCATACAAGGTAATTTCCCGTCGGCTATATATCGCTCTGTAATCAAGCGAATCCATAGCACAGGCAATCTTCTCCAGACAAACCGGATCTTTTATATATACCTGATCCTTTACAATCAGTACATAATCGACCTGCTTAGCCGGTTTGTTTTTCACTTCCGGCCAGTACCATGTACAATTCACATCGCGCCAGCTGAGCGAGGCGAGCTGATAGTTGTAGGGTAGTTTTTCATAATTCCATTTTACCGGAAAATAATTATGCTGCGCTTCGTAATTATCAAGCAACACTACATCGCGCCCGGCAACTGCATACTGTCCGATGTGCAGATGCAGCCAGTTGTAAGTAAAAGGCAACACAACTACTGTAGATTTATCACGGATATATTTCCCTGCATCATGCGCTGCATGTGCATCAAGATTGTAGTCAATCAACGACGGCTTGAAGTAGGCCACATGCAACAGGCCAAGCAATACCGTAACTGTACCCGCAGCAGTCCAAAGACGCGAAGGCAAACGAAATTGTGCAGCCAGTATCATCAGAAAGACTATAGTAATCCATATTATCCGTATGCCAATTACCCCTCCGTCGCCAATTACTTCGGGAATAAACAACATGAGCAGAAAAGACAATACAAACATGATCAGCCAGAAAATTATCTGCCCTGATACACCTGCTGCTGCGCTTTTCCGCACCCGGTAATAACGAATGCCGCCTGCAACCACCATTGCGGTTAACAGCAATAAAAAACAGACTCCCAATGTATTCTCCTGAATAAAATACAGTCCCCAAAAACTACCATCCGAAAAATCAGTCCAACGCTTTGATAACGCAACAAATTCTGCTCCCGATCCTCCGCCTCCTTTAACGCTGTAAACAAACAGGAAAACAAGCGATGGCAGCGATACACCCGCTGCATACAATACCTTCCTAAATACAACAGCAAACTGCTTTTGTGTAATGAACAGATAAAGCAGATGACAGCCAATAAACAACCCAGTAAACGCCCAGGTAAGCTGATGCGAAAACCAAAGAAGCGTTAACGCAATTGCCAGCCATAACGCACGCAGCCACGAAGGGTTTGGCGCAAAACGCAGCCAGCTGTTCATCACAACCAGCATAAGCACCATACCCAGACAGTAATTGTAAAACCCAAAAAGAAAAACAACATTGTAAATTACCGGAAAGGCCAGATAACTCATTAACCGTGGCTGCGGCGATACCGTGAACATGAGTCTTCGGAATGCAAGCGCAAAACCGGCAATGTAGGTTAGATGCACTATTTTGGCCCCGGCCGCCACACCAAACCAATGTCCTCCATAAGCCAGCAACAAATGCCCCAGCCAGTTTGGAGAAGGAAGTAAATTGATTTTATAATACTGCCCAAGATATGAATCATTACCCGAGAG
This genomic stretch from Bacteroidota bacterium harbors:
- a CDS encoding ABC transporter ATP-binding protein, which produces MKEPTGGELLDIRNLVTEFRSGDETLKAVNNVSFTVRKGETVGVVGESGSGKSVTALSVMRLIPNPPGKITGGEIIYHSRTKGIVDLTKVSEKDMRDFRGNEIGMIFQEPMTSLNPVYTCGNQVMEAIMLHQKVTKQEAVNRTLRLFEEVLLPNPAEIFKKYPHQISGGQKQRVMIAMAMSCNPQVLIADEPTTALDVTVQKTILDLMLKLQREHDMGIIFITHDLGVIAELADKVVVMYKGRIVEQGPVMEIFANPQHPYTKGLLACRPPLNRRLHYLPTVADFMTVAEDGTISENKRTVTDMIHDVEVTPEQRRTQQEKLRAQQPILRIENIRTWYPTAKTILGKTISWNKAVDDVSFDVYPGETLGLVGESGCGKTTLGRTILRLIEPTEGKIIFDGKDITHLPAAEMRPLRKDIQIIFQDPYSSLNPRITIGSAIMEPMRVHNIGANDKERKEKVMELLRRVNMNETHFHRYPHEFSGGQRQRICIARALALNPRFIICDESVSALDVSVQAQVLNLLNELKKDFGFTYIFISHDLSVVKFMSDRMVVMNKGKIEEMGDADEVYANPTCEYTRKLISAIPKGELEDIRRAMVEKRMRSGLV